A segment of the Sporocytophaga myxococcoides genome:
GGCAATGTTGGATAGGTTTCAAGGGTAATATTTCAGGATAAAAAGAAGGGATCATATATATCGTCTCGCTATTTTTTGGGCAATTATGCAGTTAAAATACCTTTTCGAGAAGTTCTCTTTCTCTCATTATTAGCATTATTATATCTTAACTAATCTAATAATCTGATAATTATAAATTTTACCTTTAATAGTCGTTTCTTGAGTAATCGTCTTCTTACAAACGGTTCATATAAACTTGGCCTGTAATTAGGATAGTCCATTGAATTGGTATTCAGTATATACTAAAGCTTAATTTGTTTTTTTTGTTGGTATCAAAAGATACAGAAGGGGAATTATTTTTTTTATTACACCTGTGTTTCTTAAAGAAAAGAGCTCTATAAAGCATAGAATAATTAACTCAAAATTAATTCCACTTTTAAGCAAGCAATTAATTGCAAATGTTTTTAATATTGCATTGTAAAAGTTCAGCTTTTTTTAACAGGGCTTCGGTATTGCCCGCGCAGAGGGTGTTTAACAATAGTTTAATATTACTGCAAGGTCGTTTGTAAAGTTTTAAAGTATATTTGTAAAAGTTACATTTCTTTTTCAGTTGAAAAAGCTGTTTGATGTTTCCGTTTAGCTATGTTGTAAGTTTATTTATGGTAAAAAGATTAATTTTCAGTGTTGTTATTTTGTTTTTTGTTTCCCTGAATTTAAGTTATGGACAAGAAACATATACGCTTAGTGGCTCAGTCAAAGATTCGGCCAACGGAGAGGCAATGATAGGGGCCGTAGTAACAGTTAAGGAAATCAAGGCCGGTACTGCTACAGATATCAAGGGAGATTTTTCTTTAAAAGTCCCTCCGGGAAAATATACGGTTGAAATCAATTTCGTTGGTTATGGCACTGTTTCCCAAACTATTGTTGTGAAAGAGGATACCAAAATGTCCTTCAACATGAAGGAACAGATGTTGAAAGAGGTTGTTGTAACAGGAGAGCGTCCGGATGCTCAGGTGAAGAACCTGGAGATGGGAACTCAAAAGCTGGACATGAAACAAATAAATGCTATCCCGCCTTTGCTTGGAGAGGTAGATGTCATAAGAAGTATTCAGCTGTTACCTGGAGTATCAACCGTTGGAGAAGGTGCTTCCGGTTTTAACGTCAGAGGAGGAGCTGTAGACCAAAACCTTATATTGCTTGATGACGCTCCGATATACAATTCCTCTCACATGTTCGGATTTTTCTCTGTGTTCAATCCTGATATGGTAAAGGATATCAAACTATCCAAAGCAGCCATACCGGCTCAATATGGAGGCCGTTTGTCTTCCGTACTTGATGTGAAAATGAAAGAAGGAAATCCAGAAAAGATTGGAGTTCAGGGAGGAATTAGTACGATCTTCAGTCGTCTCACAGTTGGTGGACCAATTAAAAAAAATAAAGCATCGTTTATTATAGCAGGAAGAAGATCTTACGCCGACGTGCTGGCCAGGCCTTTCCTTACCAAAGCCTTCAAGGATGCCCAGCTTTATTTTTATGACCTGACTCTTAAAGCCAATTACACTATAAATAACAGAAACCGCCTATATCTGTCAGGATACATGGGAAGAGATGTATTTTCAGTTCCGGGAGCTTATTTCGGATGGGGGAATTCTACAGCTTCGCTGCGCTGGAACCATCTTTTCAGTGACAAATTACTTATGAATCTGATAGGATATTACAGCAACTATAATTATCGTCTGGAATTCGGGGAAAATATGACGGAAGATTCCTTTAAGTGGACGGCTAAAATTTTAAACTACAGTGTTAAGCCTGAGTTTACATTTTATTTGAACAGCAACAATACAGTTACCTTCGGTGGTCAGGCCATATATTATACTTTTGTTCCAAGCTCAGGAATTTTTTATTCAGGTGGTAACAGAAGAGATATCAGTCTTCCGGACAAATATGCAACGGAAAATGCTCTTTATATTGCCAATGAACAGAAACTGACATCAAGAATAACGCTTCAATATGGTTTGAGATACTCTTTCTTTAATTATCTGGGTTCTGGTACTGCCTACTATTATGATTCGACAGCAGGGAATTATGTCAGAAACCCTGTAAACATGGAACAATTTGGCGGCGGAAAAACCATTAAAGCATATACGCAGCCGGAGCCAAGGATAGCAGTAAATTATTCCCTGTCAGAAAATTCATCTGTTAAAGCCAG
Coding sequences within it:
- a CDS encoding TonB-dependent receptor gives rise to the protein MVKRLIFSVVILFFVSLNLSYGQETYTLSGSVKDSANGEAMIGAVVTVKEIKAGTATDIKGDFSLKVPPGKYTVEINFVGYGTVSQTIVVKEDTKMSFNMKEQMLKEVVVTGERPDAQVKNLEMGTQKLDMKQINAIPPLLGEVDVIRSIQLLPGVSTVGEGASGFNVRGGAVDQNLILLDDAPIYNSSHMFGFFSVFNPDMVKDIKLSKAAIPAQYGGRLSSVLDVKMKEGNPEKIGVQGGISTIFSRLTVGGPIKKNKASFIIAGRRSYADVLARPFLTKAFKDAQLYFYDLTLKANYTINNRNRLYLSGYMGRDVFSVPGAYFGWGNSTASLRWNHLFSDKLLMNLIGYYSNYNYRLEFGENMTEDSFKWTAKILNYSVKPEFTFYLNSNNTVTFGGQAIYYTFVPSSGIFYSGGNRRDISLPDKYATENALYIANEQKLTSRITLQYGLRYSFFNYLGSGTAYYYDSTAGNYVRNPVNMEQFGGGKTIKAYTQPEPRIAVNYSLSENSSVKASYNRMAQYIHLISNTTASVPLDVYLPSTNNIKPQLSDQYSLGYFRNIGKKQNIETSAEIFYKDMLNQLDYIDGANLFFNPNLEGEVIPGTARAYGLELFVKKKEGRFNGWISYTLSKSERRVNGINKNNWYPNRYDRRHNLSVVGIYELSKRVSLSGTFVYASGTPFTFATDKMVVQGVTVPFNPGGPRNNYRLPDYHRLDVAATLKSKEKIRKSKIFGNYNWDLVFTVYNLYSRRNAFAIMPRQNEDNRQISEAVRFSIFGSFVPAITYNFKF